The Plasmodium gaboni strain SY75 chromosome 3, whole genome shotgun sequence genome includes the window aattttttctcATGACTATTTGAAATTTTAATAGCATATGGAATAATGGTTTGAATTgtttttatgatatatatagattCATCTTCATGCATGTTATgtatacaaataaattttaaacattgtataaaaaacatgataatattatttattaatacatatacTGATTTGTTGTctcttttttctttttcatcCAGTTTAATATCTAAAAGGATAGAAGAGATGTGACTTATTAATTGTTTAAAGTAATTTACATCTTTATTTTGTAgatcatatatatttttaaagataaaatttgtatatattgatatattatatacaagCTTTATACATGcatttattattagaaaatcattttgtatatttactattgataaaaaattcataatatttctttttaaatataaaaatgatatattatcaagtttatataatttttcatattctttttttattttttcttttaatttattcattaaactttcattttttttctttttttctatcTTTTTATCATACAAATGTTTAATATCTATATCATCATgattaaatattaaaggCACCTGTTCTATCACatcattttgtttattttcgttgtctttttcatttttttgtacttttattttatcattaaaacaatacatgtataaataaaatcTAGATAAAAGTATCATAGATAATTCACACACATAATTATCTTTTGATTCCATACCATCAATTAATTTATGAAACGTACTTCCTTTTATATCTccataatataataaaacaacAAAATTCTTGTTATCTATTTCGTTTAGCCATGTTATAGTTAAATTATAAAGTACgcataatatattcttcattatattatcattttcattcttctctatataataaaacatatttgACATAGAACATGTCAATATAAAAGAACGAACTCTAATGTGACTTacaaaatttaataaaaataatatatagttacattccatatttttataatcatacattttttcatttatataaattattatatttatcatatttttcatacaacatttttcaataatattcaaaatGTTTGGAAATACAattaaatatgataaaaatcCAAACAAACTCAAGcattcatttttttcctcATACAAAttcttcttattattttgtttatacATTTCTAACTCTTTTTctatatcattaatattataacataatgataattttgatttttctttttttgatatactttcattttcatcttCCTTTTTGATCACATCAATAGACATAATATCTTTCAAAAcattcattattatttccttCCTTTTTTCATCTCCATCTAATACATAACtatcatcatattttatatcattattaattttcttcatctctttataatttattgtattcttaccaatttttattttctcaTTAACTTTTATGAACTTCTCCAATTcttccatatttttatactCATTTTCTTTCATAATTTCTAACTTTTGGCTAGctaattcatttatttcCTGAACGTTCAGGTGTTTTTTCACATATGTACATGTCAATATATGactttttaaattttcgtatattttaattttttcatatgtATAAGTATTTCTTTCATGTAgtataaaattattaattctATTAAATAGTTCTTTTAAAATGATATGTTTATCTTGTAACATATGACAGACCATTTGTTTTccttcattattattagatattatagaatataaaagatgGAGGCACTTGGATACTTTTACATTTCTTAAAAAGtaaaaagtaaaaatgGGTGTGATAGCGTTCAAGCAAAAATctgaataataaaaatgattttCAAGTATGAATATTAAGATATcaataattaaatatataccttttttaacatatttgtttattttaaaaattttattatttatattttgtgtATTGAATAAGGAATCATAAGATTGtgattttctttttatatcaaataatatatcattaattTTGTCAACAAAGAAAGATAACATAGTTAtgtattttcttttttttggtGAGTGCTTCGGATTATTAGaatcatcatcattttctAAATCATATGTATGAGAGCAGAATATTAATTTTGCTATTTCgtctttttttattttctttttaattctttttaaatacatGTTAAAAAGGTTTGGTTCTTTATTCATATCCTTTTTTGACAATTGCAACATgatttttttgtttatgTCTGGATTTTTTAAATTGTATGAGAGTAAAGaattttcttcattatttgAATTGGGCGgtaaataaatttttgagtcattattattgtgttttacattttttattttttccaccatttgtatattttttatgttttccaccatttgtatattttttatatttttttcttccttttCATTTTGCGCATTCTTTAATTTCTGATGAGACGGATTACCATATGGCATATATTCTGCATTGTTGTGACCATAGTTCGACTTAACTTGatcatttaaaatatgtttgcatttgtttatatattcattgACCTGTTGgtcatttttattaaattgtGAAGCTAGATTAAAATTTATTGATGAATCTTTAAATtgaaataatttaaaaagCGCTAGAGCTTTTCTTGCATAAcctttaaatataatagatAGATTAATTTTGAGATCTGTTTTGAATGTATCATAATATTGAATAACATGATTACAATTAATTATAGCATTTTcatattgatatattttaatttgGCATAGAGctatattaacatataaatcTAAATAATCTTTACATAAATCTAATCCATTTTCATAACATTCAATAgcatgtatatattttttttgtttaaaatattcatttccttttattttcataGAATATGCAACTTGTTGTctatctttttttttttgtagaTCTTGATTTAATTTAGTTTCTAATATTTTGAATTGTTCATTGTTTCTTGGAAGacataaatttttttcatcttcatcAAATGAATCAGTACTTGGTTCATAATGATTCcatttttcataattaattgaatttttatatattattttatttttttcttgttcttttaaatatgtattccatctatttcttcttatatttcttttattttttaatattttatatttttgtattttatcatttatatcttttttcCTTTGTTCTTTGCTTataacttttttattacatcGTGCACAATTAGTTAaatcataattatatagaacaaaacaaaaagaacaaaaaaataaataattatcttCATTACCTTTTCCTTCTATACCCATAAGAAatcttttcttttcata containing:
- a CDS encoding TPR domain containing protein — protein: MITAGEGNKYELPKDEDIEDFLQRVEDVSNKINGLIKGTISVEEVDKEEKKLWLEKRIKEIKEEEKKEYEKKRFLMGIEGKGNEDNYLFFCSFCFVLYNYDLTNCARCNKKVISKEQRKKDINDKIQKYKILKNKRNIRRNRWNTYLKEQEKNKIIYKNSINYEKWNHYEPSTDSFDEDEKNLCLPRNNEQFKILETKLNQDLQKKKDRQQVAYSMKIKGNEYFKQKKYIHAIECYENGLDLCKDYLDLYVNIALCQIKIYQYENAIINCNHVIQYYDTFKTDLKINLSIIFKGYARKALALFKLFQFKDSSINFNLASQFNKNDQQVNEYINKCKHILNDQVKSNYGHNNAEYMPYGNPSHQKLKNAQNEKEEKNIKNIQMVENIKNIQMVEKIKNVKHNNNDSKIYLPPNSNNEENSLLSYNLKNPDINKKIMLQLSKKDMNKEPNLFNMYLKRIKKKIKKDEIAKLIFCSHTYDLENDDDSNNPKHSPKKRKYITMLSFFVDKINDILFDIKRKSQSYDSLFNTQNINNKIFKINKYVKKGIYLIIDILIFILENHFYYSDFCLNAITPIFTFYFLRNVKVSKCLHLLYSIISNNNEGKQMVCHMLQDKHIILKELFNRINNFILHERNTYTYEKIKIYENLKSHILTCTYVKKHLNVQEINELASQKLEIMKENEYKNMEELEKFIKVNEKIKIGKNTINYKEMKKINNDIKYDDSYVLDGDEKRKEIIMNVLKDIMSIDVIKKEDENESISKKEKSKLSLCYNINDIEKELEMYKQNNKKNLYEEKNECLSLFGFLSYLIVFPNILNIIEKCCMKNMINIIIYINEKMYDYKNMECNYILFLLNFVSHIRVRSFILTCSMSNMFYYIEKNENDNIMKNILCVLYNLTITWLNEIDNKNFVVLLYYGDIKGSTFHKLIDGMESKDNYVCELSMILLSRFYLYMYCFNDKIKVQKNEKDNENKQNDVIEQVPLIFNHDDIDIKHLYDKKIEKKKKNESLMNKLKEKIKKEYEKLYKLDNISFLYLKRNIMNFLSIVNIQNDFLIINACIKLVYNISIYTNFIFKNIYDLQNKDVNYFKQLISHISSILLDIKLDEKEKRDNKSVYVLINNIIMFFIQCLKFICIHNMHEDESIYIIKTIQTIIPYAIKISNSHEKKLNKNISMFLSYCFVNKDLKKIILELNNNDIRKVEYLLK